In one Cercospora beticola chromosome 1, complete sequence genomic region, the following are encoded:
- the RCF1 gene encoding Respiratory supercomplex factor 1, mitochondrial (BUSCO:EOG09264J8E), producing MSVPGNINTAPPPSSFDENNEFYEESRMAKFKRRLKEEPLIPLGCALTCWALYEATRSIKSGDKYRTNRMFRRRIYAQGFTILAMVGGSAYWESDRAKRKEFDGLVADKQKKERHEAWLKELEARDEEEQELRALRDKLMKARTAEKQGFTQDEKKLLEEKQRRDSGQNPGGFGSIRSALEESERRRTSILGAAMELWQGRR from the exons ATGTCGGTACCCGGCAACATTAACAcggcgccgccgccatcatcATTTGACGAAAACAATGAATTCTACGAAGAGTCGCGCATGGCCAAGTTCAAGCGAAGGCTGAAGGAGGAGCCATTGATTCCATTGGGATGTGCTTTGACATGCTGGGCATTATACGAAGC GACACGATCAATAAAGTCTGGCGACAAATACCGCACAAACCGAATGTTCCGACGAAGAATCTACGCCCAAGGCTTCACAATCCTCGCCATGGTCGGCGGAAGTGCGTACTGGGAGTCAGATCGCGCGAAGCGCAAGGAGTTCGATGGGCTCGTGGCCGATAAGcaaaagaaagagaggcaTGAGGCATGGCTGAAAGAGTTGGAAGCacgagatgaggaggagcaagagTTGAGGGCATTGCGAGACAAGTTGATGAAGGCGCGGACAGCGGAGAAGCAAGGCTTCACGcaagatgagaagaagttaTTAGAGGAGAAACAGAGACGTGACAGCGGGCAAAACCCAGGTGGATTTGGGAGTATCAGAAGCGCCTTGGAGGAGAGCGAAAGACGGAGGACGAGTATCCTTGGCGCTGCTATGGAACTGTGGCAAGGCAGGAGATGA